DNA sequence from the Longimicrobiaceae bacterium genome:
GGCCAGTGCCCATCGGCTGGGAAGCGGCCGCGGCGCACGGCGTAGCGGCGGGCCGTCTCGGCCGGGAGCCAGGGGACGAACCAGAGGCCGGTGGTGTGGACGTCCTTCGGCAGGTACTTGTTGGGCGTCTCGTTGACCATCAGGTAGCCGCCGTCGGCCAGCACGCGCCACAGCTCGCGGATGTACGCCTCGCGCGGCTGGGGGATGTGCTCGATCACCGCGTTCGCGAGCACCATGTCGAACGCGCCGTCCGCGAAAGGCAGCACGCGTGTGTCGGCCACGTGCAGCAGCGTGGCCCGCGGTCCGAACCCGGCGTGCGCGAGGATGCGGTGCCCGGCGCGCACCCACTCGGCCTCGGGCTCCACGCCCACGACCTCGGCGGCGCCCATCTCCAGCAGCGCGCAGATGGCTGGGCCGTGCGACGCGCCGAAGTCCAGCACCCGCTTGCCCTCGAACAGGGGGCGAAGCGGCTCCAGCGTCTGCTTGAGCGTGGCGTACCGGCGCCGCTCCTTGGGGTCGTCCACGCACTCCAGGAACACGTCCATGGCTCATCTCCGCGGTGGTTTGCGCATCCGTCTCGTCCTCCCGGCTCGCACACCGCAATCCATCCGTCCCGCCGCGCATCTCCCGAGAAAAGCAGCGTAGATGCTGGAACCGCAGATGCGCCCCCATCCCGCCCGTGGCGCGACCCGGCAACAGTTGTCGCGCCACTCGCCGCCTCCGCAGGCCGCACTCCATCACGCATCGGCCGTCGTCTCGTCGATCCGCGGAGAGCGATCGGCGCCGCGCACGGGCGATTCGGTAGACGACGGGCGATGCGATGCGGATGTCCGCATCTCCAGAAGTCACCGGCGTCTCCTCGCCGGTGTGAATCGCGCCGGGCCGCGCCGACAGTAGATGCGGGGCGCCGGAGTTGCGCGTCCTGAAGCGTATGTCACGGGCCGATAGGCCGGGCGCGCGACGCGGATGACAGCGCGCAACCCATTGCGGAGGAAAGTCTTGCCCGTCCGGAATCCCCCATCCCGATCTCCCGCGCATCTCCGCGCGATGCGTGGCGTACGCGCAACACCGGGCGTGGGCGCGCGTCGCCGCAGGTTCGGGCGCGGCGCGGCGTGGATGGCGGCATTCGCGTGCGTCGCGGTGGCAGGGCTCGTGCGCGCGGCGGGGAGCGAGCGGGTGCGCAGGCAGCTGGAGCCCGCGCTGGCATCGGCCGCGTCGTTGCTGCCGGGCGGGCCGCAGCGCATCTCCCAGACGGGCGCGTACCGCACCGTCGCGGGCGACGACTGGAAGAGCTACGCGTCGCGCGAAGAGCTGCGGCGATCGGCGTACTTCTGGTGGTTCGATGCGCGCGACGTGTACGGCTTCGTCGACCTGGTGCCGGACGCCACCTTCGGGCGTGCGCTGCGCATCACCTTCCCGGCGAACGCCGGCTCGCCCGGCTCGTCGCCGCGCATGGCGCAGAAGGTGGCGCCGCTGGACGACATGTGGCTGCGCTGGAAGATGCGCTTCGAGCCGGGCTGGACCACGTCCGGCCCCGACCCGGCGGGATCTGCGGACAGCTACAAGCTGGCGTTTTTCCAGTGGGAGGGCTTCGACGGGCGCGGCGAGCTGCAGTTCTCGAACGGCACGGATTACGTGACCGGCGTGGGCGTGCAGGAGCGCGGCGGGGCGTATCTGCCGTACCTGGAGATGCCGCTGCCGGGCTCCGCGCCGGACTTCGGCCGCGTGACGACGGAGTGGACGGATGGCGAGTGGTGGGAGTACGCGATCCATTACCGGAAGACGGGCGAGAGATCCGCCGTCTTCCAGTACTGGCGCCGCCGGCTCACCCGCGGCGGGCGCATCGACCCCGGCGGGTGGACGTACCACGGCATGGAGATGCGCGGCTCGCCCACCCCGCGCGTGGCGAAGGTGGAGCTGGGGGCGAACAAGAACAAGAACAACCCGCGCGACCTGCATCTGTTCTGGGGGCCGTGGGAGGTGGTGGACGGTTCTCGCCATCCCGATCCGTTCGCGCTGCCGAACGCGTTCTGAGGCGGTTCTGCCGGGCTGGTGCAGGCGAGTGGTGGCGGTTGAAACCGCGGCAACGACTGCGCAAAGTCCGCCTTCGCGGACTAACGGCAACTGCTTGGAAGACCTGAGGTTCCTCGCATTTTCTGCCCGTCGACATTCCCCGAGCTGGAATCCCGTGGCGAAAACTCAGACATCGGCCGAGGGCCCCGCGGTTCGGGCGGGCATGCGGCGCGCGCGCGTGGCCGTTCCCGCGCTGAACGGGCGTGGCATCGTGGTAGATGCGGAGCCGGTGAGAGCTGCGGATGCGGTTCCCGGCGCGGAGAAGCTGGGTATCGCGGCGATCCTGCTGGTGGGCGCGGCGCTGCGGATGTGGGGACTGCGAAGCTTCCCGCTGGACCAGGACGAGCTCTACACGGTGATGGAGGGGCGCGACCTCTTCCACGTGGCGCTGGCGCCGGGGATCCACGCGCGGCCGCTGTACTTCCTGCTCCAGCACGTCATGCTGTCGCTCTTCCCCGCGACGGAGGGATGGCTGCGGCTGGTGCCGTTCGTGGCGGGCGTGGCGGGCATCTGGGCGGTGTGGGTGCTGGCGCGGCGGGTGTTCGGTGGCGCGGCGGGGCTGGTGGCGGCGGTGCTGGTGGCCGTTGCGCCGTGGCACCTGCACGAGAGCGGCTTCGCGCGCTACTGGTCGGTGCTCTTCCTGCTCTCCGCCCTCTTCCAGCGCGCGCTGTGGGAGGCGTACGGGCGGGAGAGGATGCGCGGCTTCGTCGCGGCCCTGGTGCCGCTGGCGCTGGGGTCGGCCACGCACCCGTCGTTCGCGTTCCCGGCCGCGGGTGCGGCGCTGGGCGTCACGCTCGTGCGGGCGGATGGGCGGTTCGGCTGGCGGTGGCCGTCGCGGCTGGCGTGGATGGGGCTGTGGATGCCGTACCTGGCGCTCATCGCGGCGGGCTGGGCGGCGCTACGGCTGGGCGGGCACTCCGGCGCGCTTCAGAACTGGGGCGGGCGCGGCTGGCTCTCCACGCTGCGCCTTGTCCCCGCCGTCGCAGAGTGGCTGTCGCCGGCGATGTGCGTGGCGGGGCTGCTGGGTGCCGCGGCCGCGCTCGCATCGGGAGATGCGGGGCGGCGGCGCTGGGGCGCGATGGCGGCCTGCGGCGTGGCTGCCACGCTGAGTGGGATGATGATCGCCGCCTTCCGCACCGACGTGTACGCGGACTACGCGACGGCCATGCTGCCGCTCGTCTTCGTCTCCGCGGGCGGGCTGGTGCAGATGGGCGTGGAGCGGATGGCGTCCGGACGTGCCCTCGCCGCCTGGGCCGCGACGGCGGTGCTGTGCGCGGCGGTGCTTCCGGCGACCGTATCGCACATCTCCAGCGGAACGCGCTACGACTACCGGCCGGCGTTCGCCTATCTGCGGGCGCATGCGGCCGGAGCGCGCGTGCTCACGTGGCCGAGAGTCGTGGCCGACCGCTACGCCGCGGGCCTGAACGTCCGCGAGATGCGCCACGATCCCGCGTTCCTGGAGCGCGAGCTGGCCGCGGCGGGCGATGTCTGGGTCGTCTCGTCGGTCCAGCGCTACGGCATGGTCGACGACGACGAGGGTCTCGTGAGCCGCTGGCTCGCCCACCGCTGCACCGAGGAAGCCGCCTTCGAGCGCCCGCGCTGGGACTACCGCATCTACCGTGTGGTCGTGCACCACTGCGTACGGACGCCGGGAGCACCGCCGCGGCCGTGATGCGACGCAGGAAGATTGGACGAGGGGCACCGGCGCGGATCGCGCGGGTGCCCCTCGTCGCGTTTTCTGTGAGGCATCTCCTGCTTCTACTCGCGCGGTGAGGCGAGAAGCTCATCGGCCGACACGCCGAAGGCGACGAGCACGTCTCCGCTCGCACGGTAGTATCGGCTTTTCCCGGCGGTACGTGTGGCGTGGATCGCCTTCTTCTGCTCCAGGCGCTGAAACAGCTTGCTAACCCCTGCCTGGCTGAGCTTCGTGGACTTGGCTGCATCAGCAACGCGCACCTCGCCCGCGGCATGGCCGTCGAGGATTCGCTTGAGCTGGGCGAAGTCGTCCTCACCCACACGCTCTCGAAGCCTGCGTTGGCAGTCCGGGGCCGCCACTCGCCGTACATCTGCCTCGGTCATCGGCCGCACCCCGTGGACCCCTAAGATCGCCTCGGCGGCTTCGGTGAGCAGGCGCAGGAAGTTGCGAAGGTCTCCCTGGTACAACGCGTACAGCCTTGCCGCTTCCGCGGGCTCGATGGGCGGAGTGACGGAGTGTTTCGCGAGCTTGAGATGTTCGTACCGCAATGCAAGCAGGCGTTCGACGGATGCCGGGGAGAGCGACTCGAGAACCAGGGCGGCCGGGAAGATCCCGCCTACCTGCTCGTGGGTTCGGAAGATCGTGGTCTCGATACCCGTGGCTCCCACGAACATCCAGTGCGCACCGGGGATCAGGAGGTAGTCCCGCAGGTCGAGAACCAGCGTGGCCGCGGCCTGCGCATGCTCGATCGTCAGGGCTTCCAGGTTGTTTATGTGCAGTACCACGGGCGCGCCGATCTCGGCGGCCATGTGGTCCAGCGCGGCGCCGAGGTGTTCGTACAGCGAGTCGGGTGGAGCTTGAGGCGCTACGTAGCCGCGCGACATCCCTGCTCCCAACCCCATGAGCGATACCGATCCGCCGATCAGTTCGCCGCCCTCCAGGATACGGGCGGTGCGCGACCAGATTCCGCTCTCGTTGTCGAGCCCCGCACCGAGACGGATTCGCAGGAGCGTTCGCAGCACGTCCGCAATGAACGAGCTGCGCGTGGTCGTCGACTCGATCCGCACCGGCTGGTCGTACGTGGCGAGCCCGAGACTCGCCAGGTCGGCCTTGAGGCGATTCACGAAAGTGGTCTTCCCCACCCCCGGTGCCCCTTCGATGATCGTGCGTGTCGCCGTATCCGTCGAGAGACGCCGCCGCACACGCTCAAGCTCGCCATCTCGGCCAACGAAGAGGCTTACCGGGTGAGCGGAGTCACTCGTACGCAGCTCACTTTGGAAGAACGGATTTCCGCTCAGCCCGAACGGCTCCCACAAAGTAGAGATCGACATAGGGCTATCATCACCGTTTGAAGGTTGTCGGTTATTATAGTCAAATGAGTTATGATAAGCAAATAAGTTATCATAACCAACCGAACGCGCTCGGTAATGATGGATCCGTAGCGAAATGCGAAACGCTCCCTGCCGCTGTTGGACGCGTGCAACAGTCGGGGGTGCGGGACGACAGGGGGGAGGCAGGGGACCGATTTGTATCTCTTTGCAGATGGGAGAGATACGGCGCACGGCGAGCAGGCGGGGCAGGGCACCGGCATTGCGCTTGGGAGCGGTATGAGGACTCGCCCCGAGGTATCCGTCATCTTCCCGGC
Encoded proteins:
- a CDS encoding class I SAM-dependent methyltransferase; translation: MDVFLECVDDPKERRRYATLKQTLEPLRPLFEGKRVLDFGASHGPAICALLEMGAAEVVGVEPEAEWVRAGHRILAHAGFGPRATLLHVADTRVLPFADGAFDMVLANAVIEHIPQPREAYIRELWRVLADGGYLMVNETPNKYLPKDVHTTGLWFVPWLPAETARRYAVRRGRFPADGHWPSSGWRGLGFREMVDALGSPYTLIPETSRPRHRALTRLGLPASLLDPYPNWLLRKTPRVRAASPASSASITPEPVHAVSA
- a CDS encoding glycosyltransferase family 39 protein, which gives rise to MAKTQTSAEGPAVRAGMRRARVAVPALNGRGIVVDAEPVRAADAVPGAEKLGIAAILLVGAALRMWGLRSFPLDQDELYTVMEGRDLFHVALAPGIHARPLYFLLQHVMLSLFPATEGWLRLVPFVAGVAGIWAVWVLARRVFGGAAGLVAAVLVAVAPWHLHESGFARYWSVLFLLSALFQRALWEAYGRERMRGFVAALVPLALGSATHPSFAFPAAGAALGVTLVRADGRFGWRWPSRLAWMGLWMPYLALIAAGWAALRLGGHSGALQNWGGRGWLSTLRLVPAVAEWLSPAMCVAGLLGAAAALASGDAGRRRWGAMAACGVAATLSGMMIAAFRTDVYADYATAMLPLVFVSAGGLVQMGVERMASGRALAAWAATAVLCAAVLPATVSHISSGTRYDYRPAFAYLRAHAAGARVLTWPRVVADRYAAGLNVREMRHDPAFLERELAAAGDVWVVSSVQRYGMVDDDEGLVSRWLAHRCTEEAAFERPRWDYRIYRVVVHHCVRTPGAPPRP
- a CDS encoding AAA family ATPase, which encodes MSISTLWEPFGLSGNPFFQSELRTSDSAHPVSLFVGRDGELERVRRRLSTDTATRTIIEGAPGVGKTTFVNRLKADLASLGLATYDQPVRIESTTTRSSFIADVLRTLLRIRLGAGLDNESGIWSRTARILEGGELIGGSVSLMGLGAGMSRGYVAPQAPPDSLYEHLGAALDHMAAEIGAPVVLHINNLEALTIEHAQAAATLVLDLRDYLLIPGAHWMFVGATGIETTIFRTHEQVGGIFPAALVLESLSPASVERLLALRYEHLKLAKHSVTPPIEPAEAARLYALYQGDLRNFLRLLTEAAEAILGVHGVRPMTEADVRRVAAPDCQRRLRERVGEDDFAQLKRILDGHAAGEVRVADAAKSTKLSQAGVSKLFQRLEQKKAIHATRTAGKSRYYRASGDVLVAFGVSADELLASPRE